In the Cerasicoccus sp. TK19100 genome, ATATCTAAAGATGAATACGCCTTTTCGGGAATGAGTTGAAAATCAATGATGAAAGTTGAACGTGTATCAATCCAGGGGAAGAACTGGCCTCGGGTTACCCGGACGCCGGATTTTTCAGTTTCATCCTCAATCCAAAAATACACTGGCGGCGTCAGGTCATCGCTTTGGAACTGGCAGCCGCTCGGCATGCTCTCCCAATTGCGAACAAGCTTAGGGCCGTCGAGCTTAGCTTTCTTCGGGCCCTGGTGCCACTTTTGCATGCGCATCACTTCATGAGTGACAGCTTTGCGAACTTTGGCGGGCACGCGGTCGCCATTACTACTGGCATAAAATTCGTAAACGGCTGGGGGTAGTTCACCTTCATCCCATAGCTCGCGCCAGGCTTGCTGAATACGACCGCCACAGCTTAGCGCCCGCGAGCATAATTTTCCGATGGTATGCTCGCTTAGCTTGGGGAAGCGGTGTGCGCCGCTATTGCCTTTTCTCGCATCGGCTAAGGCAGAGCTAATACGCCCGGCCTCAATCCATAGTTTGTTCTTGGTGCGAAATTGTTGCTCCAGAGAAAGGCGGCTCTTTGATATGCAAACCTCTTGGCCGTCGAGGTAATCTATGATTTCGCGCTTAGCGCGGCGCGGCTTCTTGCCTTGAGAGATTAAAAAGTCGAGCGCCTCAAAACTTTTGGCCCAGATGTATTGCAACTCGCGAGGGGTAGGCTTCTCTTTTATCTCGACCAAGTCGAGCGCAGGGCGAATGAGGCCGGCATCGAATGCTGAAGGCTTGGGCACCGTGATCTTGGGGGAGAGGTTGTCATCGAGATATAACTCTAGGCGGTTAAATTCGTAACGTCCGCCGTCACGCTCCAGAATGCGCTCGAAAATGCGCTCCCATTGCTTGCTTGATACGCTGTGGCCAAAAACGCGTTTATATTCAACCAGGCCAAGCGAGCGAAGGTCATACCATGGCCGTTGGTCGATCAGGCCGAGCACTTCATTAAATGCCGCCATCGTGCGCTGAGCTTTATTGATATGATGGGGCGCAATGCGAGATAGTGCCAACTTGGGCTCCCAGCGCTCAGTGCCGTGCTGCAAAAGCGTTTCTGGCGACTTGAAAGAGCGTTTATCGCATATCTCCCAAAGTTGCCTGCGATGCTTCTCGGGTAAGCTGGCAACATCCCAGGCGTCAGCCTCGCGACCACTAACAATTACCTTACTGGACGGTGTAGCCTGGCGAAGTTCACGGTAAACCGCACCGCGCTTACGACCAAGTGCGGCAGCGATTTGTGAAGCGGTGAACTGTGGCGCGTCGGTCATTAGCGATTTCTGATGTCGGCAAGAATCTCTTTGCCCACTTCGGAACCAGCAGCCTGATTCCAAGCTTGTAGATAGTTGCCGCCGTTGATCTCCATTTTGGTTTCCACCATGAGAGAGAATCGAATTTCCTGGAGTGATTTGCCTTGAACCTGTTTCCAGGCTTCGGAGTAGTCGACGCCACGCTTGACCATCTTGGCTATAAGCATGTCGCGAACTTCTGTTTCGGTGAGGGTGATGGTCTTCATTGCATGAAAAAATTAGTTTTGATCGGGTGCGTCACTGGAGAGGCGTTTTACCTTTTTAGATGTGATAATGGCGTTCATGTTTGGGTGTAAGTTTGCGGTTTCCTGAACAAGAGCCTCAAAGTTCTCTAGAATGCACAGAGTTGCGTCATCGAAGTCTTGCTCGCTTTCCAGTAGCACCTTAACGGGCACGCCTTTTTGGCCTTTGTGTCGCCGCCGATGATTGTTCACCTGCTCCAAGGTTTTGCAGAAGACCTTATTACCAACAAGCTCGGGGTCTTTGCGGTGAGCAAGAAGAAGGTGCATGAGGGCGAGCGATAGATTGGCTTCGGCTGATAGTTGGTTGTCGTTCATGATGTTGTGATGGTTGGGTCTGATGTTGCGTTGGTGATTGTAAGGTTAAATTGAAGTTTATTGACGTTCGATGAGTCGTGTTATTTCGGCGCGCAAGAAAACAAGGTCTGCGCGCTTGAAGCTGCGAAGCGCTTCGCAGAGGTGCTCACGCTTGGTGATCGTATCTATTGTAGACTTGCGGCTGAGATAAAATTGTAGGTGTTCACGAAGAACCGTTGTTTTTCCACGCGAACCATCTCCCTTGATGCGGTTATGCTGTATTGCGCCGAGCTCCCCTTCATCGACTAGGGCTTGCACGCTTTGCCGAGAGAGATTTATCACACGCCCAGCCTCAAGTAACGTATAGTGCTGCTTTGTAATTGGGCCAAGTAGACTGTCAAAGCCATGCTGATCGGTTATGCTCGGGTGGGTGTTCATTTCCTTGCACCTCCAGGCATTTGAGAAATCCTATCTGCCAAGTAGGAGTAAATCGTTTTGATCGACTTGCGGCACTGGATGGTGTCCAGCGCCCGGCAAAGCATCTCGACCTTCATTTCTTCATCGTGGTCTGCGGTTTTGCCCAAATAGCAAAGAATACTATCGCGCGTGATCGCATA is a window encoding:
- a CDS encoding Mu transposase C-terminal domain-containing protein: MTDAPQFTASQIAAALGRKRGAVYRELRQATPSSKVIVSGREADAWDVASLPEKHRRQLWEICDKRSFKSPETLLQHGTERWEPKLALSRIAPHHINKAQRTMAAFNEVLGLIDQRPWYDLRSLGLVEYKRVFGHSVSSKQWERIFERILERDGGRYEFNRLELYLDDNLSPKITVPKPSAFDAGLIRPALDLVEIKEKPTPRELQYIWAKSFEALDFLISQGKKPRRAKREIIDYLDGQEVCISKSRLSLEQQFRTKNKLWIEAGRISSALADARKGNSGAHRFPKLSEHTIGKLCSRALSCGGRIQQAWRELWDEGELPPAVYEFYASSNGDRVPAKVRKAVTHEVMRMQKWHQGPKKAKLDGPKLVRNWESMPSGCQFQSDDLTPPVYFWIEDETEKSGVRVTRGQFFPWIDTRSTFIIDFQLIPEKAYSSLDILRGIIRVHDVVGLPEEFYFERGIWEKSLLIKGRRDERGIQDTVYGLESIVRIKHALDPSAKVVERVLGSLQNYMERDRGYAGRNEREDCPEHIQRWIREVQTGKRDPSECFYHYEEWLTKLKEYCERYNQTPREGKQCQGKTPWETFMANLSPQHPLTKLRDEARHILSTHRREITINSQGATIAIGRQKFVYRGEATGRREGEKVLAWFDPENMDSIFISDLDNKNIEIVERAAEVSAFNASDEELAAASAQAKAHARHARIRYRDLTHQFPEEFHQRQYRKNWVDLATRETSEAMERLREESQKETRKKKRSQRTARKIGVRTTAAPGREDLHREGLAELENLGIPAADLDEL